The following coding sequences are from one Ficedula albicollis isolate OC2 chromosome 17, FicAlb1.5, whole genome shotgun sequence window:
- the HDHD3 gene encoding haloacid dehalogenase-like hydrolase domain-containing protein 3 has protein sequence MLRLRLLTWDVKDTLLRLRQPVGQSYAAEARAQGLQVQPEALGRSFREVYGAQSRRFPNYGHGQGLSSRQWWLDVIKQSFRLSGVLDEAALTKVAEKLYRDYCSSHSWEMLPGAAETLNRCRELGFRMGVVSNFDSRLEVILSQCNLRHHFQFVLTSEAAGVAKPDGRIFEQALRLGGARPEQAAHIGDDYSRDYRAARAAGMHGFLLRPAGQEQSQGQEVPPEHVLPTLSHLLARIQKE, from the coding sequence ATGCTCCGGCTGCGCCTGCTGACCTGGGACGTGAAGGACACGCTGCTGCGGCTGCGGCAGCCCGTGGGCCAGAGCTACGCGGCCGAGGCTCgggcccaggggctgcaggtgcagcccGAGGCTCTGGGGCGCTCCTTCCGAGAGGTGTACGGAGCCCAGAGCCGGCGCTTCCCCAACTACGGCCACGGCCAGGGGCTCAGCTCCCGGCAGTGGTGGCTGGATGTTATCAAACAGAGCTTCAGGCTCTCGGGCGTGCTGGACGAGGCAGCCCTGACGAAGGTGGCAGAAAAGCTCTACCGCGACtactgcagctcccacagctgggagatgctgccGGGAGCCGCCGAGACCCTGAACCGGTGCCGCGAGCTCGGCTTCCGCATGGGAGTCGTGTCCAACTTCGACAGCCGGCTGGAAGTCATCCTCTCGCAGTGCAACCTGCGGCACCACTTCCAGTTCGTGCTCACCTCCGAGGCCGCGGGCGTCGCCAAGCCGGACGGGAGGATCTTCGAGCAGGCGCTGCGGCTGGGCGGGGCGCGGCCCGAGCAGGCGGCGCACATCGGCGACGACTACAGCCGCGACTACCGCGCAGCCCGGGCCGCGGGCATGCACGGCTTCCTGCTGCGGCCGGCcggccaggagcagagccagggccaggagGTGCCCCCCGAGCACGTCCTGCCCACGCTCAGCCACCTCCTGGCTCGCATCCAGAAGGAGTAG
- the BSPRY gene encoding B box and SPRY domain-containing protein produces PRPPPIPLCSGPQNKLVERCERIQLQSAAIARHVDEVLPAKDQAVLSAASAARELVIQRLLLVGKACENEEQRLLERVHAEEERAHQSILTQQVHWTEALHKLGALRTYLVDMITNLDDQDLLRAEQEIFERTEVAEGILEPQESLKLNFNQTCVQSPLLHRLWACAVLCCLTGSQEIHIDEKTLSPHLSLSEDKRTLTFSPKKAKVDSDCPERFDHWPNALATAPFHSGVCAWKVSVEQSCAYKLGVCYSSVPRKGSANEGRLGFNAASWVFSRYDKEFRFLHAGQPQPVELIKAPAQIGVLLDFAGGELLFYDPDSCAILFSHREAFLEPVYPVFAVAHQSISLLP; encoded by the exons ccccgccccccacCCATTCCCCTCTGCTCCGGGCCCCAGAACAAGCTGGTGGAGCGCTGCGAGCGGATCCAGCTGCAGAGCGCGGCCATCGCCCGGCACGTGGACGAGGTGCTGCCTGCCAAGGACCAGGCCGTCCTG AGCGCGGCCAGCGCGGCGCGGGAGCTGGTGatccagaggctgctgctggtggggaagGCCTGTGAGAACGAGGAGCAGCGGCTGCTGGAGAGGGTGCACGCCGAGGAGGAGCGGGCACACCAGAGCATCCTCACCCAGCAGGTGCACTGGACCGAGGCTCTGCACAAGCTGGGTGCCCTCCGCACCTACCTGGTGGACATGATCACCAACCTGGATGACCAGGACCTGCTG CGTGCAGAGCAAGAGATCTTCGAGAG GACGGAGGTGGCAGAGGGAATCTTGGAGCCACAGGAGTCCCTGAAGTTAAACTTTAATCAGACCTGTGTTCAGAGTCCACTGCTGCATCGACTGTgggcctgtgctgtgctctgctgcctcacag GCTCACAGGAGATTCACATCGATGAGAAAACCCTAAGCCCCCACCTCAGCCTGTCAGAAGACAAGAGAACCCTGACCTTCAGCCCCAAGAAAGCAAAGGTGGACTCGGACTGCCCCGAGCGGTTTGACCACTGGCCCAACGCTTTGGCCACTGCACCTTTCCACTCAGGGGTGTGTGCCTGGAAGGTCAGcgtggagcagagctgtgcctaCAAGCTGGGGGTGTGCTACAGCTCCGTGCCCAGGAAGGGCTCTGCCAACGAAGGCCGCCTGGGCTTCAATGCCGCCTCCTGGGTCTTCTCCCGCTACGACAAAGAATTCCGGTTCCTGCACgcggggcagccccagcccgtGGAGCTGATCAAGGCCCCGGCACAGATCGGGGTCCTGCTGGACTTTGCAGGGGGGGAGCTGCTCTTCTACGACCCCGACTCCTGCGCCATCCTCTTCTCCCACCGCGAGGCCTTCCTGGAGCCCGTCTACCCCGTCTTTGCCGTGGCACACCAGAGCATCTCGCTCCTCCCATGA
- the ALAD gene encoding delta-aminolevulinic acid dehydratase, which translates to MQADSVLHSGYFHPVLRSWQCTATTFDASNLIYPIFVTDSPDAVEPIPSLPGQARYGVNKLEGMLRPLVEDGLKCVLIFGVPSKVHKDERGSAADAEGTPAIQAIRKIHSTFPELLIACDVCLCPYTSHGHCGILREDGTIQNELSCQRLGGGALAYAKAGCHIVAPSDMMDGRIAAIKQALISNDLGNKVSVMSYSAKFASCFYGPFRDAALSKPAFGDRRCYQLPPGARGLAMRAVDRDVREGADMLMVKPGMPYLDLVRDVKARHPTHPLAVYHVSGEFAMLWHGAQAGAFSLEAAVQEAITAFRRAGADIIITYFTPQRLRWLRGGGGGGGAPVPQRGLSLPRAGRLCPWHSQQGLPSVPRSMLAPEGP; encoded by the exons ATGCAGGCAGACTCCGTTCTCCACAGTGGCTACTTCCACCCCGTGCTGCGCTCCTGGCAGTGCACGGCCACCACCTTCGATGCCTCCAACCTCATCTACCCCATTTTTGTCAC TGACAGCCCTGATGCCGTGGAGCCAATTCCCAGCCTTCCTGGACAAGCCAG GTATGGAGTGAACAAGCTGGAGGGGATGCTGCGGCCCCTTGTCGAAGACGGCCTCAAGTGTGTGCTCATCTTTGGGGTGCCCAGCAAGGTGCACAAG GATGagagaggctctgctgctgatgcCGAGGGCACTCCTGCCATCCAGGCCATCAGGAAGATCCATtccaccttcccagagctgctgattgCCTGTGATGTCTGCCTGTGCCCCTACACCTCGCACGGGCACTGTg GCATCCTGCGTGAAGATGGCACCATCCAGAACGAGCTCAGCTGCcagcggctgggggggggggcgctggcTTATGCCAAAGCAG GCTGTCACATCGTGGCTCCCTCGGACATGATGGACGGGCGCATTGCAGCCATCAAGCAGGCGCTGATCTCCAACGACCTGGGCAACAAG gtcTCGGTGATGAGCTACAGTGCCAAGTTTGCTTCGTGCTTCTACGGCCCCTTCAG ggatgcagcGCTGTCCAAACCTGCCTTTGGGGACCGGCGCTGTTACCAGCTGCCCCCGGGCGCGCGGGGCCTGGCCATGCGTGCTGTG GACCGGGACGTGCGGGAGGGCGCGGACATGCTGATGGTGAAGCCGGGGATGCCCTACCTGGACCTCGTGAGGGACGTGAAGGCTCGG CACCCCACGCACCCGCTGGCCGTGTACCACGTCTCGGGGGAGTTCGCCATGCTGTGGCACGGCGCGCAGGCCGGCGCCTTCAGCCTGGAGGCGGCCGTGCAGGAGGCGATCACGGCCTTCAGGCGTGCAG GGGCCGACATCATCATCACCTACTTCACCCCGCAGCGGCTGCGCtggctgcgggggggggggggggggggggggg CCCCGGTGCCCCAGCGGGGACTGTCGCTGCCCCGGGCCGGCAGACTTTGCCCCTGGCACTCGCAGCAGGGTTTGCCCTCCGTGCCGCGTTCCATGCTGGCCCCGGAGGGGCCCTGA